One region of Chlorogloeopsis sp. ULAP01 genomic DNA includes:
- a CDS encoding NAD-dependent epimerase/dehydratase family protein, whose translation MKIFLTGASGYIGGSIATALVATGHTVVGLCRSIKKAELLQLKGIEPIIGTLSDEQVLFQTAQSADAVINAADADDPFAAEVLLRALEGSGKKLIHTSGSSIVGDRAAGEYSSRIFHEDIPRPIRFEKIGRVAIDTHVIESVIQGVHSVVMCPCLIYGKGTGLHTESIQIPWMIEVAKKYQAARYIGKGENIWSTVYIDDLVSAYLLALEEAPAGSFFFLENGEASFKDIAEAIHRELGFDGTAQTWTIEQAVQEWGQQAAHFAFGSNSRIRSDKARKLLGWVPKHLSVLDWLEKASNS comes from the coding sequence ATGAAGATTTTTCTGACAGGAGCATCGGGTTATATTGGTGGCTCAATTGCTACTGCATTAGTTGCTACCGGACATACAGTAGTGGGATTGTGTCGCTCGATAAAAAAGGCTGAATTACTCCAACTAAAGGGAATTGAGCCTATTATTGGGACTTTGAGCGATGAACAGGTACTATTTCAAACAGCTCAATCGGCAGATGCTGTTATTAATGCCGCAGATGCGGACGATCCCTTTGCTGCTGAGGTACTGCTCCGAGCACTTGAAGGTTCAGGTAAAAAACTGATTCACACAAGTGGATCGAGTATTGTTGGCGATCGCGCTGCTGGTGAATACAGTTCTCGTATTTTTCATGAAGATATTCCACGTCCAATTCGCTTTGAAAAAATTGGGCGAGTGGCGATCGATACTCATGTGATTGAAAGTGTGATTCAAGGAGTACATTCTGTGGTTATGTGTCCCTGCTTAATCTATGGTAAGGGAACGGGATTGCATACCGAAAGCATTCAAATTCCTTGGATGATCGAAGTTGCTAAGAAATACCAAGCAGCCAGATATATTGGCAAAGGAGAAAACATTTGGTCAACTGTCTACATTGACGATCTTGTGAGTGCCTACTTGCTTGCACTTGAAGAAGCGCCAGCTGGCTCGTTTTTTTTCTTGGAAAACGGCGAAGCTAGCTTCAAAGACATTGCTGAAGCAATCCATCGTGAACTTGGCTTTGACGGTACTGCACAAACTTGGACAATCGAACAAGCGGTTCAAGAATGGGGGCAACAGGCGGCTCACTTTGCTTTTGGTTCCAATAGCCGTATCCGTTCAGATAAAGCTAGAAAACTTCTTGGATGGGTACCTAAACATTTATCAGTGCTTGATTGGTTGGAAAAGGCATCAAACTCATAG
- a CDS encoding MOSC N-terminal beta barrel domain-containing protein encodes MTDVIPYVSRLFIYPIKALDRVSVERVTVLKTGALKGDREFAIFDESGHFVNGKRNQRVHALRSQFNLETKSISLFVQGTKDTATFHIEKERKALENWLGEYFGFPVQIRQNLDMGFPDDTISSGPTIISTDTLLTIASWYPGIDVEEVRLRFRANIEISGVPAFWEDCLFAKAEQSVDFQIGNVKFMGVNPCQRCVVITRDSQTGETYPNFQKTFVVKRQQTLPEWAERSRFNHFYRLAINTRLPASEEGKAIAIGDKLQIFTR; translated from the coding sequence ATGACAGATGTAATTCCTTATGTTTCCAGATTGTTCATCTATCCCATTAAAGCTCTCGATAGAGTTAGTGTTGAGCGTGTAACTGTTCTTAAAACTGGTGCGCTCAAGGGCGATCGCGAGTTTGCTATCTTCGATGAATCAGGGCATTTCGTCAACGGGAAACGCAATCAGCGTGTTCATGCTTTGCGCTCGCAGTTTAATCTCGAAACCAAGAGCATCTCTTTGTTTGTGCAAGGGACAAAGGATACAGCCACGTTTCACATCGAAAAAGAACGCAAAGCACTGGAAAATTGGTTAGGTGAGTATTTTGGTTTTCCGGTGCAGATTAGGCAAAATCTCGACATGGGATTTCCGGATGATACTATTTCATCAGGCCCCACCATTATCAGTACAGATACACTCTTAACTATCGCTTCATGGTATCCTGGCATAGATGTGGAAGAGGTGCGTTTACGTTTCCGCGCTAATATCGAAATTTCTGGTGTGCCTGCCTTTTGGGAAGATTGTCTATTTGCAAAAGCAGAACAGAGTGTTGATTTCCAAATTGGAAACGTAAAATTCATGGGTGTCAACCCCTGTCAACGCTGTGTTGTCATCACTCGCGATTCGCAAACAGGAGAAACTTACCCGAATTTCCAAAAAACCTTTGTCGTAAAACGGCAACAGACTTTACCTGAATGGGCAGAGCGATCGCGCTTCAATCACTTTTATCGCCTCGCAATCAACACACGGCTACCTGCTTCCGAGGAGGGGAAAGCGATCGCCATTGGTGATAAGCTTCAAATTTTCACTCGATAA
- a CDS encoding glycosyltransferase family 39 protein: MRRLVLAPRWLQILVIVVLVVGIFFRFVNLNGKVYSHNEIYTSLRIAGYTNAQVKQQLFNGRVISKETFAKFLYLNPQKGFNDTIKALAEDAPQYPPMYYLIARFWAQIFGNSVTAIRSLSALISLLVFPSIYWLCRELFKVPLSLPGIAIALIAISPIHLIYAQEGQVYIFWIVSILLSSAALLRALRLESPRQTEESRIYNWGIYTVTLAFSLYTFLLSGFVAVAHGIYVIAATKFFRHQTARAYLLSSGIAFLLFMPWLIVILGNFFQFQSSSQINNSLSPINLIVSWLIQVSRVFFDLNLNWDNPFTYLFILIFLVIAGYAIYFIWRTTHDKTSLFIISLIAIPILPLLLPALIFGGISSIEQSYLIPSLLGIQISTAYLFSVQLYNGCVSRRQIWQILLVLVISAGVISFAISSQAETWWSKFVSYGNPQVAKIINQYSPSLLISDDFENNYGNLFSLSYLVEPQVRFQLVKDKNIPKIPQGFSNIFLFNPSPGLRKGIEKKYKLKTQIVYKDKYSSLLRLARLRI; encoded by the coding sequence ATGCGGCGTCTTGTACTCGCTCCCAGGTGGTTGCAGATTCTAGTTATTGTGGTGTTGGTGGTTGGTATATTTTTTCGCTTTGTAAATTTGAATGGCAAAGTTTACTCCCATAACGAAATTTATACTTCATTGCGAATTGCTGGTTACACAAATGCACAAGTAAAACAGCAACTTTTTAATGGACGAGTAATTTCTAAAGAAACTTTTGCTAAATTCTTGTATCTTAATCCTCAAAAAGGCTTCAACGACACGATTAAGGCATTGGCTGAAGATGCTCCTCAGTATCCACCAATGTATTACTTAATCGCTCGATTTTGGGCGCAAATTTTTGGTAATTCAGTAACGGCAATCAGAAGTTTATCTGCTCTTATTAGCTTACTTGTTTTTCCTAGCATTTATTGGCTCTGCCGAGAATTATTTAAGGTACCTTTGTCACTACCTGGTATAGCGATCGCACTCATAGCTATCTCTCCTATTCACCTCATCTATGCCCAGGAAGGACAAGTATATATTTTTTGGATTGTCAGTATTTTATTATCCAGTGCTGCCCTACTGCGAGCTTTACGATTAGAATCACCACGGCAAACAGAAGAATCTCGTATCTATAATTGGGGAATTTATACAGTTACTTTGGCTTTCAGTCTTTATACTTTTTTGTTAAGTGGATTTGTCGCAGTCGCTCATGGTATTTACGTAATTGCAGCTACAAAATTTTTTCGGCATCAGACAGCCAGAGCCTATCTACTATCTTCGGGTATAGCGTTTTTATTATTTATGCCTTGGTTGATAGTTATCCTTGGCAATTTCTTCCAATTCCAATCTTCCTCCCAGATAAATAATTCTCTCTCACCTATAAATTTAATAGTATCTTGGCTAATCCAAGTAAGCCGGGTTTTCTTTGACTTAAATCTCAACTGGGATAATCCATTTACCTACTTATTTATATTAATATTTTTAGTGATAGCTGGATATGCTATTTATTTTATTTGGCGTACAACACATGATAAAACTTCATTGTTTATTATTAGCCTAATAGCAATTCCAATATTGCCTTTGCTGCTGCCAGCTTTAATTTTTGGAGGAATAAGTTCAATAGAGCAATCGTATTTAATACCTTCTTTATTAGGAATTCAAATAAGTACTGCTTACCTGTTTTCTGTACAATTATATAATGGTTGTGTCTCACGACGACAAATCTGGCAAATCCTTCTGGTGTTAGTGATTAGTGCTGGAGTAATTTCTTTTGCTATTAGTTCTCAAGCAGAGACTTGGTGGAGTAAATTTGTTAGCTACGGTAATCCACAAGTTGCCAAAATCATCAATCAATATTCTCCCTCACTGTTGATTAGCGATGATTTTGAAAATAACTATGGAAATTTATTTTCTCTTAGCTATCTTGTCGAACCACAAGTTCGCTTTCAGTTAGTAAAAGATAAAAATATTCCCAAAATTCCTCAAGGTTTCAGCAATATATTTTTATTTAATCCTTCCCCAGGTTTGAGAAAGGGAATAGAAAAAAAATATAAGTTAAAGACTCAAATTGTTTACAAAGATAAATATTCTTCACTTTTGAGATTAGCAAGGCTGAGAATCTAG
- a CDS encoding DM13 domain-containing protein: MKFKHFAIFSIATLLIVGCTKQVSSNQTNPETTPAVVTAQSTTSAAKTGVFKSAEQPTQGMIKFVTEKGQRYLEFDQNFKTNRGPDLFVILYRNSTVPVSGIKEKDYMRIARLQKISGTQRYAIPSNVKLEEFKSVAVWCRAFNATFGYAPYTL, translated from the coding sequence ATGAAGTTCAAACATTTTGCAATTTTTAGTATCGCTACTCTTTTAATAGTAGGCTGTACAAAACAGGTAAGCTCTAATCAGACAAATCCTGAAACTACTCCAGCAGTTGTAACCGCACAAAGTACAACATCTGCTGCCAAGACTGGTGTATTTAAATCTGCGGAACAACCAACTCAGGGGATGATTAAATTTGTCACAGAAAAAGGACAGCGTTATCTAGAGTTTGATCAGAACTTTAAGACTAACCGAGGCCCTGACTTATTTGTTATTCTTTATCGAAATAGTACGGTGCCAGTATCTGGTATCAAAGAAAAAGATTACATGAGAATTGCTCGTTTGCAAAAAATAAGTGGCACTCAGCGCTATGCTATTCCTAGTAATGTGAAATTGGAGGAATTTAAATCAGTGGCGGTTTGGTGCCGTGCGTTTAATGCTACTTTTGGCTATGCACCTTATACCTTATAA
- a CDS encoding ATP-binding cassette domain-containing protein, which produces MSSGRIDWGLSPQVRKLAFVFQDAALMPWANVRENVRLPLELAGMPKKDSLVLVKQAIAQVGLQDFEQSYSRKLSGGMKMRVSI; this is translated from the coding sequence ATGAGTTCTGGTAGGATTGACTGGGGTTTAAGTCCGCAAGTGCGAAAACTGGCATTTGTCTTTCAAGATGCTGCACTTATGCCTTGGGCAAATGTCAGGGAAAATGTCCGCTTACCCTTGGAGTTAGCGGGAATGCCTAAGAAAGATTCCCTGGTGTTGGTAAAGCAGGCGATCGCACAAGTAGGATTGCAAGATTTTGAGCAAAGCTATTCCCGCAAGTTATCAGGCGGGATGAAAATGCGAGTATCAATCTGA
- a CDS encoding nucleotidyltransferase family protein — protein MTITDPQVETAKPNVAIILLAAGASTRMGVPKQLLPYQGRSLLNRTIESAIASVCKPVVVVLGANCQHIRSQVNQTGVEVIENPEWKLGMSTSIKSGILSLSKCSESIDAAIIAVCDQPFVSAEIINNLVATYCSTGKPIIASRYAETLGVPALFSHKFFSELAALRETIGAKYLIEKHLSEVFCVPFPLGVIDIDTPQDYEQLQMRDSIAPLEK, from the coding sequence ATGACAATCACCGATCCACAAGTAGAAACTGCTAAACCAAATGTTGCTATTATTCTCTTAGCAGCAGGTGCTTCAACTCGTATGGGTGTACCTAAGCAACTCCTACCCTATCAGGGACGCAGCTTACTTAACCGCACAATTGAGAGTGCGATCGCTTCAGTTTGCAAGCCTGTAGTAGTGGTTTTGGGAGCAAATTGCCAACATATACGTTCTCAAGTTAATCAAACTGGTGTTGAGGTGATTGAAAACCCGGAATGGAAATTGGGAATGAGTACTTCAATCAAGAGCGGAATTCTATCGCTTTCCAAGTGTTCTGAAAGTATAGATGCAGCAATTATTGCTGTTTGCGATCAACCATTTGTTTCTGCTGAAATTATTAATAACTTAGTTGCAACATATTGTTCGACAGGAAAACCTATTATAGCTTCTCGTTATGCAGAGACATTAGGTGTACCAGCTTTATTTAGCCATAAATTTTTCTCAGAACTAGCAGCCTTAAGAGAAACTATTGGTGCCAAATATTTGATTGAAAAACACCTAAGCGAAGTGTTTTGCGTTCCCTTTCCTTTAGGGGTAATTGATATTGATACGCCACAAGACTACGAGCAATTGCAGATGCGGGATTCCATAGCTCCGTTAGAAAAGTAA
- a CDS encoding ATP-binding protein yields MNEIIKIWSKINAFSLRLRLTIGIAVVSALGIGSIAIWASWEMQKILINSNKQNIEHIAVRFPRDVEIYSEMMPPEIGVQKAINNLTSTNIFLWVKSSDQKILATSTTADNFSRARLTQLMSLAEMPLNPQIHQINQRYFILCGNSLQVQAKDLGKLFVVQDITSEQMMFLAITRNMRIASFLVIVVISGAIAFYVQRSLHPLRQLSQMTAVISAQDLPQTQLHLDHAPKEVKELAQTFNMMLSRLAQSWEQERQFVSNVSHELRTPLTIVHGYLQSVLRRQHNLTEMQKEALATAASETEHTIRLLRDLLDLARADSGYLHFHIQPCMLNDLVTEIVGMAKQYSERVINIEASNLIQVKADRNRLKQVLLNLIDNAVKYSAPGTPILIKLSQEGQEAIIQVCDQGDGIPLQHQARIFERFYRVDESRNHATGGTGLGLSIVKTLVEGMGGSVSVRSRLGEGSIFTVTLQLL; encoded by the coding sequence GTGAATGAGATTATCAAAATTTGGAGCAAAATTAACGCCTTTTCGTTAAGATTACGCTTAACAATTGGGATTGCTGTAGTTTCAGCTTTAGGCATTGGTAGCATTGCTATCTGGGCTAGCTGGGAAATGCAGAAAATATTAATTAACAGTAATAAGCAAAATATAGAACACATAGCTGTAAGATTTCCGCGTGATGTGGAAATATATAGTGAAATGATGCCGCCAGAAATTGGTGTGCAAAAAGCAATTAATAATTTAACTTCTACAAATATCTTTTTGTGGGTAAAAAGCTCTGATCAGAAAATTTTGGCAACCTCAACAACTGCCGATAATTTTTCTCGCGCAAGACTAACTCAGTTAATGTCTCTAGCCGAGATGCCCCTTAATCCACAAATTCATCAAATTAACCAGCGCTACTTTATTTTGTGTGGCAACTCTTTACAAGTGCAGGCTAAGGATTTGGGGAAGTTATTTGTAGTGCAGGATATCACCAGCGAACAGATGATGTTTTTGGCGATAACGCGGAATATGAGGATTGCTAGTTTCTTGGTAATTGTAGTGATTTCAGGAGCGATCGCATTTTATGTTCAGCGTTCTTTGCATCCTCTACGCCAGCTTAGTCAGATGACAGCTGTGATTTCTGCCCAAGATTTACCACAAACACAACTGCATTTAGATCATGCGCCTAAGGAAGTTAAAGAATTAGCTCAAACTTTTAACATGATGCTATCTCGTCTTGCCCAATCTTGGGAGCAAGAGCGACAATTTGTGAGTAATGTTTCCCACGAGTTACGTACGCCGTTGACGATAGTACATGGCTACTTGCAAAGTGTTTTACGACGGCAGCATAATTTAACAGAAATGCAAAAAGAAGCCTTGGCAACTGCGGCATCGGAAACAGAACATACTATTCGCCTGCTACGGGATTTACTTGATTTGGCGCGAGCAGATAGCGGTTATCTGCATTTTCACATTCAGCCATGTATGCTGAATGACTTGGTAACAGAAATAGTAGGAATGGCAAAACAGTATAGTGAAAGAGTTATCAATATCGAAGCAAGCAATCTTATTCAAGTGAAAGCAGATCGCAACCGCCTCAAACAAGTACTATTGAATTTAATTGATAACGCTGTTAAGTATTCTGCACCTGGTACGCCCATTCTCATAAAGTTAAGTCAGGAAGGGCAAGAGGCAATAATTCAAGTCTGCGATCAAGGTGATGGTATTCCTTTGCAACATCAAGCGCGGATTTTTGAGAGATTTTATCGGGTAGATGAATCTCGCAATCATGCTACTGGTGGTACCGGTTTAGGCTTATCAATTGTCAAGACATTGGTAGAGGGTATGGGTGGGAGCGTATCAGTACGATCGCGCTTGGGTGAAGGCAGCATATTTACAGTGACTTTACAGCTTCTTTGA
- a CDS encoding carbonic anhydrase gives MKKLIKGLREFKASYFSTHQELFEQLSHGQKPRVLFITCSDSRVDPNLITQAQIGELFVIRNAGNIIPPFGATNGGEGATIEYAVQALDIQQIIICGHSHCGAMKGLMKLNRLREEMPLVHDWLKYAEATRRLVLDHYGHYQGEELLEIMIAENVLTQIENLRTYPVIHSKLYQGQLSIYAWIYHIETGEVLAYDPHRHAYVLPQSQLSELETDEKLLNQFPTCDVAIRSEQTQQSEIEPPQELTISAHERFPMTRLSPEQMERIYRGSNQAN, from the coding sequence ATGAAGAAATTAATTAAAGGTCTGCGTGAATTCAAAGCTAGCTACTTTTCAACGCATCAAGAACTGTTTGAGCAACTTTCTCACGGTCAAAAACCCAGGGTGCTGTTTATTACTTGTTCTGACTCGCGTGTAGATCCAAATCTGATTACACAAGCCCAGATTGGTGAATTATTTGTCATCCGCAATGCTGGTAATATTATTCCGCCATTTGGAGCAACTAATGGTGGTGAGGGTGCCACAATTGAATATGCTGTTCAAGCCTTAGATATTCAGCAAATTATTATCTGCGGACACTCTCATTGCGGTGCAATGAAAGGGCTAATGAAGTTAAACCGTTTGCGAGAGGAAATGCCGCTCGTGCATGATTGGCTCAAATATGCAGAAGCAACCCGAAGACTGGTTCTAGATCACTATGGTCATTATCAGGGGGAAGAACTGCTAGAAATCATGATCGCCGAAAATGTACTTACGCAAATTGAAAATTTACGAACCTATCCAGTCATTCATTCTAAGCTTTATCAGGGACAACTTAGCATTTATGCTTGGATTTATCACATTGAGACAGGAGAAGTTTTAGCATACGATCCGCATCGGCATGCCTACGTCTTACCCCAAAGCCAACTTTCAGAATTAGAAACAGATGAGAAACTGCTCAACCAGTTTCCAACTTGTGATGTAGCAATTCGTTCTGAGCAAACCCAGCAAAGCGAGATTGAACCTCCTCAGGAACTAACCATTTCTGCCCATGAGCGGTTTCCAATGACACGGCTTTCTCCAGAGCAGATGGAGCGAATTTATCGAGGATCTAATCAGGCAAATTGA
- a CDS encoding acyltransferase — protein MTHIVHKPNDKKPHLYYLDGLRGLAALYVLIVHIQPLMGEPLPIWLNIFQATMKYGRVSVVVFIILSGYGLMLSVIRSPSNSISGGFLGYIKRRSQRILPAYYAALVFCIILAAGILALEKFTSFSWDLQRGEYHFSPYFSMIDVVYHLLLIHNLSPDIFMSINPPLWTVATEWHLYFLFPLLLLPLWRRFNLFFLFITASLIGLAPLYVLNGFFESASPWFLGIFVMGMAAADIGFSQKPRLIALRNSLPWGKLATIFVVIAFLTEWRRLGLHIWISEYFFGFATACLFIYFTKLVTEGKKPPRILRLFEHPLAIALGAFSYSLYLIHGPIITLISRLLLSLNLSPTVFGVASYLLGVVMSLLFAYLFYLVFERPLMSNFLKKRKVKEAVKSL, from the coding sequence ATGACTCACATAGTTCATAAGCCTAATGACAAAAAACCACATCTGTATTACTTAGATGGTTTACGTGGACTGGCTGCTTTATATGTGTTAATTGTTCATATTCAGCCATTAATGGGAGAGCCATTACCGATATGGTTGAACATTTTTCAAGCAACGATGAAATATGGTCGTGTGAGTGTTGTAGTTTTTATTATACTTTCTGGTTATGGATTGATGCTGTCGGTAATTCGTTCGCCAAGTAATTCTATCTCTGGAGGTTTTCTGGGTTATATTAAAAGGCGATCGCAGCGAATTTTACCTGCTTATTATGCTGCTCTTGTTTTCTGTATAATTTTAGCTGCTGGTATATTAGCACTAGAAAAATTTACAAGTTTTAGCTGGGATTTACAGCGTGGAGAATATCATTTTTCTCCTTATTTTTCTATGATTGATGTTGTCTATCACCTACTATTAATTCACAATCTTAGTCCTGATATCTTTATGTCCATTAATCCACCATTATGGACTGTTGCTACCGAGTGGCATTTATACTTTTTATTTCCACTATTATTGCTACCTTTATGGCGGCGTTTTAACTTATTCTTCTTATTCATCACCGCCTCTTTAATTGGATTAGCACCATTGTATGTTTTAAATGGATTTTTTGAATCTGCTAGCCCTTGGTTTCTGGGCATATTTGTGATGGGAATGGCAGCAGCTGATATTGGATTTTCGCAAAAACCCCGGCTGATTGCCTTAAGAAATTCTCTACCGTGGGGTAAGCTAGCAACTATATTTGTAGTAATTGCATTCTTAACTGAGTGGAGACGACTAGGTTTACATATATGGATTAGCGAGTATTTTTTTGGTTTCGCAACCGCTTGTCTATTTATTTACTTTACCAAGTTAGTAACCGAAGGCAAAAAACCACCTCGAATTCTGCGTCTATTTGAGCATCCTTTGGCGATCGCGTTGGGGGCATTTTCCTATAGTTTATATCTCATTCACGGCCCAATCATCACACTTATAAGTCGCTTGCTTTTGAGCCTAAATTTATCTCCTACTGTGTTTGGAGTGGCATCGTACCTACTTGGTGTAGTAATGTCGTTACTCTTTGCCTACCTATTTTATTTGGTTTTTGAGCGACCGTTGATGTCTAATTTCTTAAAGAAGCGCAAAGTCAAAGAAGCTGTAAAGTCACTGTAA